GCATAGAGTGTGTGTGAATTGTAGAGAGATGAAGAGAATATGCTCTGCTAGAGAGAAACCTTCAGAATATTCTTCCATTGTTATCCTTCTTATTTGCTGTTCTTCGATTGTTCATTCATAACCAGATTTTTAGCTTATAACAACAGGTTCTGTATCTAATGTTTACGACACAAAATTTTATTGTACGCTCTCTAATTTTTCATGGCTTACAGCACAGTTAGCTCCTTAAGGTTTCCAAGCTCCTTGGGGATGGGCCCAGAgaatggattgaattgaatataCCTGAATGGACATAAGTACTGCATTATTTCCAATGAATTACATTACATAACAGGAAACTCGTACTTCATTATTCAATAAAAGcataatgatttttttgtagATTACGGCATAAATAGTAACGAAAAGGTGTAAAGAACATAACTGTAGATTATGATATTCAAAATGAAGTATACAAATTGCTACGGGTCTCATCACAAGTATGAGTACTTAAAGAAATGTTCTCTCACTACTTACAATCCAGTCAATGCAGACATATTGCCAATGAATGCCGGTAGGGGACCGGTGAAATAATTCTGATTGATCCTCCTACAAAAATTGAAAGGAAGTGTAATCGTTAACTCTTACAGTCATCCGTAAGGCATTAACATGTCATTCAAATTTGATGATTTAATGAAGCACTTACAGTTCCTTGAGCTTGACTAAATTACCAAGTTCTGGAGGGAGTGTTCCGGAGAAATTATTTGATCCGATGTTCCTGCAAGTCATGTTGAACGGGCAAACACTTACTTGAAAGCAATTATTGAAGAGTGATAGAAGGTTGTGTTGAATTGTAAGTCTATAGCTGATTTGGAAATAAGATGTGTATCAAATTTGTGTATTCACTTGAGTTTAAAATACCAAGTGTGCAGCTCTAATGTAGTAAGGCAAATAATGCCAGGTGTAATGATCCTAGCAACTAGCTAGATGTAAGGCTGAGATTGTTTTGTGAAGAGAGAGAATCCACCTTGGATTCCAAGGGTTATGTAAAGCACAGAGTGTCTGTGAATTGTAGAGAGATGAAGAGAATATGCTCTGCTAGAGAGAAACCTTCAGAATATTCTTCCATTGTTATCCttcttattttttgttcttcGATTGTTCATTCATAACCAGATTTCTAGCTTATAACAACAGGTTCTGTATCTAATGTTTACGACACAAATTTTTATTGTACGCTCTCTAATTTTTCATGGCTTACAACACAGTTAGCTCCTTAAGGTTTCCAAGCTCCTTTGGGATGGGCCCAGAGAATGAATTGGTGTCAATATACCTGAATGGAGATAAGTACTGCATTATTGCCAATGAATTACATTACATAACAGGAAACTAGTACTGCATTATTCAATAAAAGcataatgatttttttgtagATTATGGCATAAATAGTAACGAAAAGGTGTAAAGAACATAACTGTAGATTATGATATTCAAAATGAAGTATACAAATTGCTACGGGTCTCATCACAAGTATGACTACTTAAAGAAATGTTCTCTCACTACTTACAAGTGAGTCAATGCAGACATATTGCCAATGAATGCCGGTAGGGGACCGGTGAAATAATTCTGATCGATCCTCCTACAAAAATTGAAAGGAAGTGTAATCGATAACTCTTAATCTTACAACATCaccatatttttgttgaaatcccacatcggctagagaaaaaaaaaaaagagtttaaatatccaaATCCCACTCCAACTAATGATGAGGTGCTTTGAGataaaccccacacctgacggattgtgcaggtggtgaTTATCAAGTTGgagacagtatcggtgttgttggaagcgAGCTTTTggcccgtctctctgataattctacaattTTTAATATCCAATATATGATTTTGATGAACCAAAAACAGATAAGGGAGTTGaaaaaaattcatacaaatATGTTAGATATCTCAGAGCCACAAATTCTTCTGGAAACACCCCTCGTTTGTTAAGAGCATACACTTTCCTGGAAAGCAAAAAGATTGAACATTTTTAGAACTACATAAAATGGAGTGACACAGTCAAATTATGACGTTAACATATATAGGTAGCAAGTGAAAAATCAGCAGTGGCATGGAAATCTTGTTCATCAAGAGAGAGTAGTTTAACATACAGATTGGTGATGTGGCATGTAGCATTATTGTCGTAAGAACAGTTGCAAACGATGGCTGGGTTGATAGAGGGGCTAAAAATGTCGGTGCCGTTGATGGCAGATCCACTGCAGGGTTCTCCACTGATATTCCACTGCCCCGGCACTGCTTGTGTGTCCCATTGTTCAAATATTGAGTTCAACGCCCTCACTGCACTCTCAGTTAATTCAGTCCTTGTGTGTATTAGATTATATCACACCATAATTTGACTTGTGTTACCACTTACCAGACTATCTTGAACCAAACGAAAGATCAAATTGATTATTACAAAGGaaaattacccttaattttTGGATGTTTTGTATATGGGAAGAAAAAGGGCTTTACAAATAAGTTCCTCGAAACTTTATTTCATATAgtcaaaaaacatttaaaatgtcattttgttgagagagagagagagaaccttcAGATGGATCAGTGGTAGCATTTTGAGCAGAGGACAGCTGAAACCAGAAGCAGCTGAGGAAGCAGAGTAATAGTATCCTCATCATCAACTTTATCTTCATATTGTACATGTGCAGAACTTGCTCTCCTCGACGGCGTGAATTTAAACTACCAACACTTGTATTTCGGCTGGCTGAATCATGCATTGCATGTAAGAAGCAGACCATTAGATTTTAGTCATATATTGacaatgtatacatatataatataggataaattataaaaaattacatGTCAAATCACAATctcatatttcatattttaaatattgcaaTGTCATTTTTTACTTTATGAATTTATTGTAATATCAGACATCTattaaattttctgtcaatCTGGCTGTTAAATGATAACGTGGGAGAAACGAGACCCACTTTTCTGCCaacttgaataaaaaattaactaattattaataaattattaattttttatgtgaaaTCGAGTAACTTTACtccctgaaactcaaaattcgttaTACTTTGACTTGtgagatcaaaatcgagtttcaagggatgtagctaaaaataagcctaaataaaaatgttattgcATTTGATCCAAACTCGTTGGTCTTCCATCTTCaatcaacaactttattttctCCACCGATCATCACTCCCCCGTCACCCCTTCCCTCTCCTTTCCTCCCACGGAGAAGAGATGCAGACGCAACTGTTGCATACAGCAGGTTTCGGCCAAAATTTTCTCTTCCCTAGTCCCAACCACAGCATGTAACATGCTTGGTCGTGGAACACCACCGTGCAAAGCCCTGGCCAGCTCACAGATAGCAGGTCATGGACACAATCATGTGAACTTGTTTAACGAATGCATGATGGAGTTTGCAAGCCGCGGAAGTCTTGGCACACCAAGACTTAgatatgttttatattttgttcgaATGAAAAAGGGTTGTAGAAATTATGGGTTGCAGCAAAGACTTTGAATTATAGGTCTTCGGCGTCCATTATGGGTTGTAGAAATTCACAACCTATCATCTTATTTACTCTTCTTTTATTGTGGTATTAAATTACGAAAACGGATTTAgatatgttttatatttttttcgaACGAAAATGGATATAGATGTGTCGGGTTGAACAAGTTTACAAGTCCATCGCCTACTCCACACTTGCTGGTACTCTTGACTTGGATATGATTGTCGTGTCgttatttacatattttctaCGTAATGGAaatgttattaacactccaaaaatcgtCATTGTCACGCTAGTCGCTTTCTTACTTGTTTTTCACTAAAGGGAAATACAGAGATCTTTCTATGGAAGTTTCCGAATTCTTATGAAGCTGTGTAGGACCAAATGAAAACGCATGCATGATGGAGATTGCTAGCCGCAGAAGTCTAAGCACAGCAATTAGTCTTTGGTGGAAAATCTATATGCCGCGGAGACTTTGAATAGTGAGTCTTCTCCAGCATTTGTTAGAGAGTAGAAAAATATCATAATTGACGACAACAAAATCCAGACAACAACAAAGACTCTGGTTTATAGCGACGAGAGGTAGAGAGACATAATTCCGATGTTTGTTTCAATAACGCAGTGCAAGAATATTTGTATatagaaattttttgaaatgtcatatgaattcttacacatttttcaatttgttatacaaactaaaattttaagcaatttttCATACCAACTTTCCAAAATCGTAAATTTGTAATCCCGTGCAAATTCTGTTAAGTTTTCCATCATGTGCCTCCATTCAATTTGTCTTCTCATTCTAACTCCGTTCAATTTGTCATATAACTAATATTGGACTATCATATATGACCTAGCAAGTAGTTACAATAAGCTGGAGGGTGCGTTTGTGCAAAATCATTTATGACCTAGCAAGTAGTTACAATAAGCAAAAAAATATTATGCCTTTAGTATTACGATGATGTCCCTTCACATTTTAAAGAAAGTCCCATGTTTAAATCTCCAAATAATTATACTTGATCTACTATGTGAAATCGAGTAACTTTACttcctgaaactcaaaattcgttaTACTTTGACTTGTGAGATCAAAATTGAGTTTCAAGAGatgtagctaaaaataagcctaaataaaaatgttattgcATTTGATCCAAACTCGTTGGTCCTCCATCTTCaatcaacaactttattttctCCACCGATCATCACTCCCCGTCACCCCTTCCCTCTCCTTTCCTCCCACAGAAAAGAGATGCAGACGCAACTGTTGCATATGCAGCCAAAACTTTGAACAGTTGGTCTCCTCCAGCGTCTGTTAGAGAGCAGAAAATATATCATAATTGACGACAAAAAAATCCAGACAAGATCATCCATTGTAGACAACAAAATTCAGACAAGAACAAAACAAGCAAACAGAGACTTTGAATTAAAGGTCTTCAGCTGGCAAGTCCATTTTACGAGTTGGCAAGTCCATTGTCAACACATCTGGGACCCGGTTCTGATGGGTAATAGAAATCCATATGCAGCAGAGACTTTGAATTAAGGGTCTTCAGCTGGGAACTGTTCATTTCTTGTGGTATAAACTTACGAAAATGGATTTAgatatgttttatattttgttcgaATGAAAATGGATATAGATGCATTGGGTTGAACAAGTTTCCAAGTCCGTCACCTACACCGCACTTGCGGGTAGTCTCTACTTGGATACGACTGTTGTgtctttatttacaaattttctACACAACGGAAATGTTATTAACACACTCGAAAATCGTCATTGTCACACTAGTTGCTTTCTTATCTGTTTTCCACTATTGGGACATACAGAGATTTTTCTATTGCATTTTCCGAATTCTAACGAAGCCGTGTAGGACCAAATGATATCGAATGCATGATGGAGATGGCTAGCCTAAGAAGTCTTGGCACACCAATTAGTCTTTGGTGGAAAATCCATGTGCAGCCGAGACTATGAATAGTTAAGTCTCCTCTAGCGTCTGTTAGGGAGCAGAAAATTTATCACAATTGACgacaacaaaatccaaaaaagaaTATCCCTTGCCGACAACAAAATCCAAACAAGaacaaaacaagcaaacaacccgaaaaatacttaaaacaagAACAGAAGCATTTGTTTGGAACTCTGGTTTGCAGCAACGAGTGGTAGAGAGACACAATTGATCCGATGTTTGTTTCAATAACCCAGTGCAAGTATATTTGTAAAGGGagatttttaatttgaaatgtCGTACGAACTTGtacacattttttaatttgtcatataaactaaaattttagtAATTTGCCGTACCAACTTTccgaaatcattaatttgtaaTCTCGTCCTaactccgttaagttttccatccaaaataaGTCGTGTACCTTCATTCAAGTTTGCGACTCACTCCTCTTTATTTTTAAccattggattgaataaatcaaacagaaCCAACGAATGTGTGAGTTGTTAAAAAACGTGtctttatcattttctttttcttttttccacaaACCAAATTAGGAAATAAGTCTGAAAGAAGATttcccacattttttttctccattcacacttttgtttattaatgaattttggGCCGAATAAAGTAGAGAAAAATCAAGGAACAAAAACAACATGAAGTGTGCATGTGTGCGAAAATCATTTATGACCTAGCAAGTAGTTACAATTAGTAGAAAAAGTATTATGCCTCTAGTATTACGATGATACCCCTCCATACTTGTAAAGAAAGTCGCATGTTTGAATCCCAAGATAACTACACTTGACCTATTGTGTAGCTTCTGCCCAATTTCTCTTTTTGTAGCTTCTGCCCTATCCTTTTCTCCCTACGGAAAAGAGAGGCAGACGTAATCGTTGCATACAACGGGTTTAagctaaaaaaatttcttccgaaGCCCCAACCACAGCATGTAGCACGTTTGGTCGTGGAACACCACCGTGCAATGCCCGAAAAACCTCTTGTTCAAAAAGAAAGCACGAAAAACCTCTTTGACAccaattcgatatcaaattaaaagaaaacatcGAATCCTTTCTTTCAAATTAACAATCCAACAGCAAGCTAAATCTttccattcaaaattcaaaatttctgtCAAGCCATCAAAATTGTTATCCAGCCACAGCAACATGCGAAAACTGCGACTGCGAGCCACTCTCGCAACCAACTTAGTCTCAATCTATAGCAGCATTGCCAATTTGCAGAAGATATTAAGCTATAGTAAGTTAATTACAACTATATCAACAACCTCTATACTTCCACAGAAGAAGTAAATCACTCAACTAGATTGGCCCTAACACTAAAGCTAAAGTATATCAACAACCTCTACACTTTTCGAGCCAGGGTCCTCTGCTTGGTCGCGTGCTGTACTAATTTTTCCTCTACAGGAAGCCCCTTCTTCCGTCTTACAGCGTTAATTAGTTTCCTTGCAGTATTGGGAAGCACACTACAACCGTCACCAAGCTCCTCAAGTTCTTCTTCTGTCTTCGGTACAAAGAAAGGATCCTCTGGAAGTGCTGCCCATTGACTAAGCACAAGAAGAGCACTTGCAGCACCAGCAGTCCATCTTCTAAGCTCATCCGCAAAACCAAAGCTTTCAGAAACAGGAACATATGCATGCACAGTGAACAATGGGGAGCCTTCCCGCATTTCCTCCTTTAAAACTCTAGCCCGCCTTCGCCCAAGCACAGCGTACATAGAACCCAAATGTGCAGTTGTCGTGTTCAATTCGCAGAAGTACATGGCTTCCACAAGCCGAGGCTTCTTTTGAAGCCCTATCTCCAAGAATATCTCCAAGTAAATCAGAACTATCTTCAAGTACTTTAGTTAAAGAAGGAGACACTTCCAGGCTTACCCTTCAAATCTTCCATGCATCTTTCAAGATGTACCTCTCCTGCAGCAGACACAACATTTTCTCCCCTATCAGAAACTGTTACCCCAACAAATGGGTCAGCCCGGTTCAACAGCTGCAAACCCTTAGTCAGAAGCTAGATTCACGCAGCAATAGCTGTTACAACAACAATGCGTTCAGTTCCCACGTCATAATTTCTTAGCAACAACATGATGTTACACTTCAATGAGAtcataacataaatgcatgcaaCACAACATACCGATGTGAACTGCAGTACCAAATGAACAAAAGAATTTTGTAATCCTGAAAACACTAGAGTAAACAGACGCCATCAGTAGAAGCGCTACGAAATATGGCTTCTTTACGACAAGCTTGATGGATGCCCTTCATCATGTTACACAGGCTTCAACAAATGAAGGGGAAAACAAGTCTACTAGATGATGCTGAAATCTTTATCTCTTGAATTGTTAACATTCTTATCTCCACTCCTCTAAGCTGAATCGGAGTGGAAGCATCTCCAATGGTTTTATTGCTGCGAACGCCACTGAGATCAGGGCTAGAGTACTTTTCGTATGTGACCTTCAAATTTCCCACTCTTGCAGCTTTGTGAAATCTTAAGACCATCTCTGCACAGTCTATGCAACGATCAAACATcaatcattaaaatttattCTGAAGCAAGCACTAGATAAGGAAACAAAGTTATTTACTTGTCTATAAAGCTGTACCTGATTTGGGATACTTCGTAACGAGCGGGGTCCAAGCCGGAGTAATCTGCTGGGTGCACCTTGCGACAGATAGGGCTGCTGCACACAGCAACGAGGGCTTGAACCTTAACGCTTCATACTCAACCAAGCACAACTCGATAAGGTAGAACCAAGTGTTCAAGCTGCAAAACAGTCCGCAAAGTAACAGCCTGTTAGCAACTTTGCTGTTATCTAATCCATATCAAGAACTAATATCCACTAGACTCTGGCATGTCAATCTCTTTCTTTATTAGTAATGGTGTTAATcattaatcaaaatttatgTCAGTTAGCTTTAGAAACTACTGAATGCCTTTGTTTCTGACTGAGCAGCCTTGAGAAATCTTAACATGAAGACATATGGAGTAGGTGCATTAAGACGAAACTTCAGCTTTTTCAGAAAGGCTTTCTCCTGAAAAGCAAAGACGGTGTTTATTTTAGGACAAGCGAAAAGGGAACTATAGAATGCAGCATTATTCATCTCATAAGATATGCACCAGGACATTTTCAGATTCTAACAAATCAGATATACTGAATTAATCCGAGTCTAAGAAAAGCACAAACCATTCCGAGCACCTTTACTCTGGTGTATGTCTCAACTAAGATGCTAATTAAATTTTTGACCCGTAATTTTTCTTGTTGTagataattagaaagaaaatcacaaaaaaatgcATATGAGTTGAGATATTGATATTTACCCTTGGATGCCAAAAGTCCTCATATTTTGATGCCAACAAGAGTGCAGTGATACCAACTAACTGCATGTCATCCTTCTTAATTGTAACTTGGGAAAGATGTTGATCGAGCAATGTCACCATGAGAGAGTTTCTTGCATTAACTCGAATTTGTAATGTACCTGTTCCGGATGAACAAATCAAGGGGATAGCCAGCTATTAAACATCATGAAATGTAAAATTGAACAAAGCAAGACAAAAAGGAATACAAAAACATCATAGTTCATCAAAAGGTTAAATCGGTACTTCAATTAACCAGTTGACCAATATGCCTCGCATATGATGAGTAATGCCTGCCTGAATCGACATAAAATTTTCTGGAGGTGGATTCTGTGCCTGCAGTTAAAGACAATTTTAACAAAGCCAACAAGTCAGAATCAGAACTACACTAAACCTACTATCTTACCACACTAAGATGAAAACAGTGGTATAGAGACATCATAATCATTACCTCAGAAACCCAGTAATACTGATAGATCTCATCAACATAATCGGAAACTTCCAGTTGATTGCAATCGTCATCAATACTTGGCAGCTCTTCCGCCTTCAAAGCTTCAACACGGTCCTCTAGTAACCGCAAATAGGGCCAAGTGTGAAAGTAGTTCACGAGTAAGGAATAAAGGCATCAATAGAACACGGTAAGCCCCAACCCTTGATCCAGTCATCAATAGAGATGTGTAAGATCTCCTCCTATTTGATTTGATAGTTGAAGCACTCTGGCTGCAGTTGGCTTCAGATGGGAGCTCGCCCTGAGTGGCTTCATGCTTAACGTTCTCAGGAAGAGAAGTAGCCACTTTTTCAGTTTTGGATGAAGTTGCAGTAGcagaaattaatttgtttggacGTGATGCACCCTTGGATTTCAAAGTCCTTTGCGACTCACGAGCCTTCAGTGTGGACAaagtttttgtaataaaattaaagGGAAGATAAATAGAACGTACATCTACTTCATATAGATCTAACATGCCAAAAAATAAAGTCAGGATGATGCCGTAATCTCATAGTAATGTAAAGCAATCACTCAGGCGAAGTACTAAATTGAATGCACTGCCATCAAGCTTCAAGTTGATGCCAAAATGGTTGCCATGTTAAGCAATAACACAAGTCAACAGATTTCAGGACCAAATGACTTCAAAAAAATTGACAGATTGTTGAAGTACTGAAAGTAAAATATGGCGACACAAGTGAAATTGTTTTACTGTCTGAAGTAGACAAACTTGAGCAACTACATTTCAGAACTGGTTAAACAAAACGACacattaattcttttttctcaTTTGAGGAGAGGGAGGGACATGAATTCTATTTCTGATTAGACTTACCCTGACCGAATTTCTTGGCAATACACGGACATTTGAATTACGCTAACCCGTGCAATCTCAAATCACATCCAAACTATTAACAGATAGAAATCTCAACCGTGTTTCAATAAGACATAAAAGCTTAAATGATCATTCAACATAAGAGACATCCAATGAATTAGAAAGTTAATGAATGTAGTAATTCAAACTATAGTAGTAAAGACAAATAAAATGAATACAGAAGCCCATCAAGAGTAAAAAACAATGTGACTAAACCTAAAACCAAACTCTCCAATGCAGCCATTCGAAATCTATATGCTGTAACTTTCACGACCAAAAATTGTATTCCCATGTAGCATTATAATATCAATTCGTAGTTACCAGGGGgcaagaaaaatgataaattttcCTTTTCCAGGAACATATTAGAAAGATCTAAAAATAACTGGGAGGAGCCACAAGATTCATAAAATTTGGGGTGAACTGCAGAATACAAGTTCTTTGTTGTACTCCCTTATAGTTTTACTTTTGCATCTGCTGTTATTTGCTTTGAGTTCTGAAATTGACATATTAGTCATGCCTGAAGTGAGAACAAACAATCCTATCCATAAAATGCAAGAAAGATGcttccattccattcattcagAAGCAAAAAGAGGTTTAAAGGAATATGCACCAGTATCAGCAAAACCTTTTAACTAAATTTAAGCGGGATAGAAAAGTAGTAGTATGGATCACTGTCACTCACATAATCACAAAGATATCACTCACTCGATTCCTCAACAGATGGCTCCTCGTGGTATTGTTTACTCTAGGTACTACTTTCTTGCCAACCGTAGCCTTAATTGTATTCCGAAATGCCATTTGGTCAGACATCATGTGCCACGCACTTGTCAAATCTTAAATATTCACGGCATCTTACCATAATACCCCCTTTTTCCTTCAGAATTTCTACCAGCATTTTCCTACAAGCAGGAAAGCAAAACATATAAATGTCCAACTTGAAATCCTACTCCTGTTAAACTGAACCAAGGACATTATTATAATGCATGAAATCAACCTTCGGAATACTTGCTTCCTCTGGGTTGACCTTTAGCACCAGCAATGATCTCCTTTAAAATGGAGAGAGGAAATAGAAAATATATCAATAACAGATACAGATCTTATCCACAGTAAATAAACAAACATGTCTGCAGGTCAGACACGTTATCAGCTTAAGTGAAGTATTTGAAGTCCTCctgaaaaaaaagttataagTTTAATCAAGGGTCTTTATATGTTTAGTTTCATAAGCATATGAGCCGGATTAGAATATTTCAAAAGCACAACAAACAAATTGCGGCACAATTTCTAATTTCTTATAAAGACGGAAAACAAAGGTGGCTCAGACCTGCCATCAGTAACAATAGATTCACGGTTTAGACCCATAGCCTTGGTCCTTTGATTCTCTGAAGGTGCCTTCAACTCTTTAATAGCTACAGTTTatccataataaaaaaaatttcaaatggtACAATTGAATCCGGGAAACCATACCAGCATTTCTGAAGTATTAAA
This genomic stretch from Pyrus communis chromosome 2, drPyrComm1.1, whole genome shotgun sequence harbors:
- the LOC137724517 gene encoding putative cyclin-B3-1 isoform X2, with amino-acid sequence MVTLLDQHLSQVTIKKDDMQLVGITALLLASKYEDFWHPREKAFLKKLKFRLNAPTPYVFILNTWFYLIELCLVEYEALRFKPSLLCAAALSVARCTQQITPAWTPLVTKYPKSDCAEMVLRFHKAARVGNLKVTYEKYSSPDLSGVRSNKTIGDASTPIQLRGVEIRMLTIQEIKISASSSRLVFPFIC
- the LOC137724517 gene encoding putative cyclin-B3-1 isoform X3, with product MVTLLDQHLSQVTIKKDDMQLVGITALLLASKYEDFWHPREKAFLKKLKFRLNAPTPYVFILNTWFYLIELCLVEYEALRFKPSLLCAAALSVARCTQQITPAWTPLVTKYPKSEMVLRFHKAARVGNLKVTYEKYSSPDLSGVRSNKTIGDASTPIQLRGVEIRMLTIQEIKISASSSRLVFPFIC